The proteins below come from a single Acidobacteriota bacterium genomic window:
- a CDS encoding putative glycoside hydrolase, which translates to MGDEADWRVSAPDGRGQTRRRVSGVVLSAVDRRVQEDARKAQWRGRNEAQIYLQSSPIDLRTETAEGMTLEIDFLVEQAPARRVQMRMDCGYPCTGGLLVSPIFAGVPEGAWDTLQIPLRCFEASGAEMDRIDTPFLITTDGPFTLRFSRIAIAPADPTALTAGC; encoded by the coding sequence GTGGGCGACGAGGCGGACTGGCGGGTTTCCGCACCCGACGGCCGCGGCCAGACCCGCCGCCGCGTGTCCGGCGTCGTGCTCTCGGCCGTCGACCGCCGCGTCCAGGAGGATGCGAGGAAGGCGCAGTGGCGAGGCCGCAACGAGGCCCAGATCTACCTCCAGTCCAGTCCCATCGACCTGCGCACCGAGACGGCTGAAGGCATGACTCTCGAGATCGACTTCCTGGTGGAGCAAGCGCCCGCTCGGCGAGTCCAGATGCGGATGGACTGCGGCTACCCGTGTACGGGCGGTCTCCTCGTCTCGCCCATCTTCGCGGGCGTGCCCGAAGGAGCATGGGACACTCTGCAGATTCCTCTCCGCTGCTTCGAGGCTTCTGGAGCCGAGATGGACCGCATCGACACACCCTTCCTGATCACGACGGACGGGCCGTTCACGCTTCGTTTCTCACGCATCGCGATCGCACCCGCTGATCCCACCGCGCTGACGGCCGGTTGCTGA
- a CDS encoding sulfatase-like hydrolase/transferase — MRPGFIFSRRKRRCAGRRVLAATLAAVAALQASASTAAESEAPASPRPNVVVVVADDVGFTDLGAYGSEIRTPHIDAIASRGVLFTNFHASPMCSPSRAMLLTGVDSHLTDVASLHVATPLRHRGRPGYRGELSTDVITIASRLRAAGYRTYLSGKWNLGHAPTSLPSARGFDRTFALDATGADNFEKKPYLPIYGEPPWFADGEPTDLPADFYSSEHLVDRLVEFIDTDRVTDGERQPFFAYLAFQAVHLPVQAPREFIEGYEGVYDEGWDALRRERHRRAVEAGVFPPGAVPSTTPEQADWEALSPGEKAFAAKNMAVNAAMLEAMDHHFGRLVEYLGHEGLLENTVFVVLSDNGPEAGDPGQSGQFDRWAERVGYRRDLETLGEKGSYGIIGPHFARAAAAPLAYYKFHGGEGGIRVPLIIAGPGVEARGIAPAFTFVTDLVPTILELTGAGDATPSGKHPIDGRSLAAALRDPSALIHPPRAAVGFETAGHRGVFKGDHKLVRVGAPVGDGRWRLFDLAEDPGETRDLAAAQPERFSEMLADYEAYAERVGVLEVPAFYSPTRQLAINYFYDRAKETFMKTRVWTGAGLAVVVLAAAVWLGLPRVLVGLGLHAHYEIPAIDLAGHRALIVTTSHDTLGDSGKATGVWASEMTVPYYAFADAGMTVDVASIQGGAIPVERQSVRWPVATPEDKRYLRDAEFQSRVENSLAIADVDGSAYDIVFLAGGWGAAYDLGQSEELGRKVSEAYARESVVGGVCHGPLGLLQAVTPAGDPLVRGRRVSAVSDKQIEELGITFTPMHPERDLRAAGALFESETRFRDMLASRVVVDGRLVTGQNQNSGAETAHRMMEVLLGSRPAYPEK; from the coding sequence ATGAGACCCGGGTTCATCTTCAGCCGACGAAAGAGGCGCTGTGCAGGCCGGCGAGTCCTGGCGGCGACGCTCGCGGCGGTCGCGGCCCTTCAGGCGTCGGCGTCGACGGCAGCGGAATCCGAGGCCCCGGCCTCACCCCGGCCGAACGTCGTCGTCGTGGTCGCGGACGACGTCGGCTTCACGGACCTGGGCGCCTACGGAAGCGAGATTCGCACTCCCCACATCGACGCGATCGCGTCGCGCGGCGTCCTCTTCACGAACTTCCACGCCTCGCCGATGTGCTCGCCGTCGCGGGCCATGCTGCTCACCGGGGTCGACTCGCACCTGACCGACGTCGCCAGCCTGCATGTGGCCACGCCGCTTCGTCATCGCGGCCGACCCGGCTACCGGGGCGAGTTGAGCACGGACGTGATCACGATCGCCAGCCGGCTGCGCGCCGCCGGCTACCGCACCTACCTGAGCGGCAAGTGGAACCTCGGTCACGCTCCGACCTCGCTGCCCAGCGCGCGCGGCTTCGATCGGACGTTCGCGCTCGACGCCACCGGCGCCGACAACTTCGAGAAGAAGCCCTACCTGCCCATCTACGGGGAGCCCCCCTGGTTTGCCGACGGCGAGCCGACCGACCTGCCGGCCGACTTCTACTCATCGGAGCACCTCGTGGACAGGCTCGTCGAGTTCATCGACACGGATCGGGTTACGGATGGTGAGCGACAGCCCTTCTTCGCCTACCTCGCCTTCCAGGCGGTCCACCTGCCGGTTCAGGCGCCGCGCGAGTTCATCGAAGGCTACGAGGGCGTGTACGACGAAGGATGGGACGCGCTGCGGCGGGAGCGTCATCGCCGCGCCGTCGAAGCGGGCGTGTTTCCGCCCGGCGCCGTGCCGTCGACCACGCCCGAGCAGGCGGACTGGGAGGCTCTCTCGCCCGGCGAGAAGGCGTTCGCCGCCAAGAACATGGCGGTCAACGCGGCGATGCTCGAAGCGATGGACCATCACTTCGGGCGGCTGGTCGAGTACCTCGGGCACGAGGGGCTCCTGGAGAACACCGTCTTCGTCGTGCTGTCCGACAACGGCCCGGAGGCGGGCGACCCGGGCCAGAGCGGTCAGTTCGACCGGTGGGCGGAGCGCGTCGGCTACCGCCGCGACCTCGAGACGCTCGGCGAGAAGGGGAGCTACGGCATCATCGGCCCGCACTTCGCGCGGGCGGCGGCCGCTCCGCTCGCGTACTACAAGTTCCACGGCGGCGAGGGGGGAATTCGCGTTCCCCTGATCATCGCCGGGCCGGGGGTGGAGGCGCGAGGGATCGCTCCGGCCTTCACCTTCGTGACGGACCTGGTTCCCACGATTCTCGAGCTCACCGGCGCGGGCGACGCCACTCCGTCCGGCAAGCATCCCATCGACGGCCGCAGCCTGGCCGCGGCGCTGCGCGATCCTTCGGCCCTGATCCATCCGCCGCGGGCGGCGGTCGGATTCGAGACGGCGGGTCACCGGGGCGTCTTCAAGGGCGACCACAAGCTCGTCCGGGTCGGTGCTCCTGTCGGCGACGGCCGCTGGCGCCTGTTCGATCTGGCGGAGGACCCGGGCGAGACTCGCGATCTGGCCGCCGCACAGCCCGAACGCTTCTCCGAGATGCTGGCGGACTACGAGGCCTACGCCGAGCGCGTGGGGGTGCTCGAGGTGCCTGCCTTCTACTCGCCGACTCGACAGCTAGCGATCAACTACTTCTACGACCGTGCAAAGGAGACCTTCATGAAGACCAGAGTATGGACCGGAGCAGGGCTGGCCGTCGTCGTGCTGGCGGCCGCCGTCTGGCTGGGGTTGCCGAGGGTGCTCGTCGGCCTGGGCCTTCACGCCCACTACGAGATTCCCGCGATCGATCTCGCCGGCCACCGCGCCCTCATCGTGACCACCAGCCACGACACGCTGGGCGACTCGGGCAAGGCGACCGGCGTCTGGGCGTCGGAGATGACGGTGCCTTACTACGCATTCGCGGACGCCGGAATGACGGTCGACGTGGCGAGCATCCAGGGCGGCGCCATCCCGGTCGAGCGCCAGTCCGTGCGGTGGCCGGTGGCCACGCCGGAGGACAAGCGCTATCTCCGGGATGCGGAGTTTCAATCCAGGGTCGAGAACTCGTTGGCGATCGCCGACGTGGACGGAAGCGCCTACGACATCGTGTTTCTCGCCGGCGGCTGGGGCGCCGCGTACGACCTCGGCCAGTCGGAAGAACTGGGCAGGAAGGTCAGCGAGGCGTACGCCCGCGAATCCGTGGTCGGCGGCGTGTGCCATGGTCCGCTGGGACTGCTTCAGGCGGTGACTCCGGCCGGAGACCCTCTGGTGCGCGGCCGCCGCGTCTCGGCCGTTTCGGACAAGCAGATCGAGGAACTCGGCATCACCTTCACGCCGATGCACCCGGAGCGTGACCTGCGCGCCGCCGGAGCGCTGTTCGAGAGCGAGACCAGGTTTCGCGACATGCTCGCGAGCCGCGTCGTCGTCGACGGACGCCTGGTGACGGGCCAGAACCAGAACAGCGGCGCCGAAACGGCGCATCGCATGATGGAGGTTCTGCTGGGGTCGCGGCCGGCCTACCCCGAGAAGTAG
- a CDS encoding aspartate aminotransferase family protein produces MADLIARRDELLGAGAPLFYEEPLTIVRGEGVYLFDEGGRRYVDMYNNVPCVGHAHQRVVEAMARQAATLNVHSRYLHPGVLNYAEKLLDRHDESLTSAVFACTGTEANEVALLMARAATGNRGILCTDSAYHGNSTEVGRLTFARNLPPESEFRSIPFPQTYRPLRPGVAGKELTDLYLDEMRRAIDDFASNDISLAGMLVCPILANEGLPNIPEGFMARAVELVHEAGGLFIADEVQAGFCRTGRWWGYEKMGFVPDIVTMGKPIGNGMPISAVVASKDLVDTFRRRSRYFNTFASSPLQAAVGSAVLDVIESEGLRRNVVETGAHLRRGLEAFQETCEPMAEVRGHGLFLGVEWVSDREAKTADVDGVVAVVNRLKDRGFLTSNAGALRNVLKIRPPLCFRREHADAFLDAFGESLRELGHLG; encoded by the coding sequence GTGGCCGATCTGATCGCTCGGCGAGACGAGCTCCTCGGCGCCGGCGCCCCTCTCTTCTACGAGGAGCCGCTGACGATCGTGCGCGGCGAGGGCGTCTACCTCTTCGACGAAGGCGGGCGGCGCTACGTCGATATGTACAACAACGTTCCCTGCGTTGGGCACGCGCATCAGCGGGTCGTCGAAGCGATGGCCCGGCAGGCGGCGACCCTCAACGTCCATAGCCGCTATCTGCATCCCGGTGTCCTGAACTACGCCGAGAAGCTGCTCGACCGCCACGACGAGTCGCTGACTAGCGCGGTCTTCGCCTGCACCGGCACGGAGGCGAACGAAGTCGCGCTCCTGATGGCGCGCGCCGCGACCGGAAACCGGGGAATCCTCTGCACCGACTCGGCGTACCACGGCAACAGCACGGAAGTTGGTCGGCTGACCTTCGCGCGAAACCTCCCGCCTGAGAGCGAGTTCCGGAGCATCCCGTTTCCACAGACCTACCGCCCGCTGCGCCCGGGCGTTGCCGGGAAGGAACTGACGGACCTGTACCTCGACGAGATGCGCCGGGCGATCGACGACTTCGCCAGCAACGACATCTCCCTCGCCGGCATGCTCGTCTGCCCGATCCTCGCCAACGAAGGCCTGCCGAACATCCCGGAGGGCTTCATGGCGCGTGCCGTCGAACTCGTGCACGAGGCCGGTGGGCTCTTCATCGCGGACGAAGTCCAAGCCGGCTTCTGCCGGACGGGCCGCTGGTGGGGCTACGAGAAGATGGGCTTCGTACCCGACATCGTGACGATGGGAAAGCCCATCGGCAACGGAATGCCGATCTCGGCCGTGGTCGCGTCAAAGGACCTTGTCGACACGTTCCGGCGACGCTCGCGGTACTTCAATACGTTCGCCTCCAGCCCCCTCCAGGCCGCCGTGGGATCGGCGGTGCTCGACGTCATCGAGTCGGAGGGCCTGCGCCGGAACGTCGTCGAGACGGGCGCCCATCTTCGCCGCGGCCTGGAGGCCTTCCAGGAGACCTGCGAACCGATGGCGGAGGTGCGCGGCCACGGGCTGTTCCTCGGCGTCGAGTGGGTGAGCGACCGGGAGGCGAAGACGGCCGACGTCGACGGCGTCGTAGCCGTGGTGAACCGGCTGAAGGACAGGGGTTTCTTGACCAGCAACGCCGGAGCGCTGCGCAACGTGCTGAAGATCCGGCCACCGCTCTGCTTCAGGCGCGAGCACGCGGACGCCTTCCTGGACGCGTTCGGGGAGTCGCTTCGTGAGCTCGGCCACCTCGGCTGA
- a CDS encoding ATP-binding protein, giving the protein MKNRAMESRVRRRAASRLARLLVLTGSRQTGKTTLIRRCFPDVPYISLEDPAVRPGFSRMTAAEWIERYPHAILDEVQKAPSLVETVKAAYDQSPEVRYFLLGSSQILLLSRVKESLAGRAAIEELWPLTLPEMATSSWDDPLPTSRLVLWLEEGCRTDEVLLGQPATDRTCARYSEILERYLRFGGMPVVHHDDLTDDERRSWLRDFQRTYLERDVADLAALRDLEPFVVAQRVLATRSGRGVNFSDLARSAGIAPATARRFLRYLELSYQVIQLPPFFRNPEKRLAKMPKVHFVDPGILRTILNRTGDWTGEEFESALVSEIVKQVRNAGVVAGFFHLRTYDRREVDLLVELESGFVAFEIKTSRKVSSADARTLRDLEPLLDKPLLGALVVSLDLEVRYLAPGVLAVPAAWLFAPPG; this is encoded by the coding sequence ATGAAGAATCGCGCTATGGAGTCCCGTGTGAGACGGCGCGCCGCCAGCAGGCTTGCTCGGCTTCTCGTCCTGACCGGTTCGCGACAGACGGGCAAGACCACGCTGATCCGGAGGTGCTTCCCCGACGTACCCTATATCTCCCTGGAGGACCCGGCGGTGCGCCCCGGGTTCTCCCGGATGACCGCGGCCGAGTGGATCGAGCGGTATCCACACGCCATCCTCGACGAGGTCCAAAAGGCGCCGTCCCTGGTCGAGACCGTCAAGGCGGCGTACGACCAGTCGCCGGAGGTGCGCTACTTCCTGCTCGGAAGCAGCCAGATCCTGCTGCTCTCCCGAGTGAAGGAGAGTCTGGCCGGTCGGGCAGCGATCGAGGAACTCTGGCCCCTCACTCTGCCAGAGATGGCGACGTCTTCCTGGGACGATCCGCTGCCGACCTCGCGTCTGGTCCTTTGGCTTGAGGAGGGCTGCCGGACGGATGAGGTTCTGCTCGGCCAACCGGCGACCGATCGCACCTGCGCACGCTACTCGGAGATCCTGGAGCGCTATCTCCGCTTCGGCGGCATGCCGGTCGTTCACCACGACGACCTGACCGATGACGAGCGGAGGAGTTGGTTGCGGGACTTCCAGCGCACCTACCTGGAACGGGACGTGGCCGACCTTGCGGCACTGCGAGACCTGGAGCCGTTCGTCGTGGCGCAGAGGGTCCTCGCCACCCGCTCCGGTAGGGGCGTCAACTTCAGCGACCTGGCGCGGTCGGCGGGCATCGCGCCGGCAACGGCGCGCCGATTCCTGCGCTATCTGGAGCTGAGCTACCAGGTGATTCAGCTCCCTCCGTTCTTCCGCAACCCCGAGAAGCGTCTGGCGAAGATGCCGAAGGTGCATTTCGTCGATCCGGGGATCCTCCGCACCATCCTCAATCGCACCGGCGACTGGACAGGCGAAGAGTTCGAGTCGGCGCTGGTCTCGGAGATCGTCAAGCAGGTGCGAAACGCGGGCGTAGTCGCAGGTTTCTTCCACCTGAGGACGTACGACCGGCGGGAAGTGGACCTGCTGGTCGAACTCGAGAGTGGCTTCGTCGCTTTCGAGATCAAGACGTCGCGCAAGGTGTCGTCGGCGGACGCGAGGACGCTGCGCGACCTTGAACCGCTTCTCGACAAGCCGCTGCTGGGCGCCCTCGTCGTGTCGCTCGACCTGGAGGTCCGCTATCTGGCGCCGGGAGTCCTGGCCGTGCCGGCTGCCTGGCTCTTCGCTCCTCCGGGCTAG
- a CDS encoding GNAT family N-acetyltransferase, whose amino-acid sequence MTRIRPAEAADVPQMTALYNHYVEHTAFTFDVEPWSVERRLEWFDRFDATGPHRVLVAEEAGRVVGFAWSGQWRSRPAYATSVETSVYCLDGETGRGVGTALYTALLAVLEAESLRRAFAVITLPNEASERLHRRFGYSQVGVLSEAGRKFGRFWDVSIWQRALGDG is encoded by the coding sequence ATGACGAGAATCAGGCCGGCTGAAGCCGCCGACGTGCCGCAGATGACGGCGCTCTACAACCACTATGTGGAGCACACTGCCTTCACCTTCGATGTGGAACCCTGGTCCGTCGAGCGGCGCCTGGAGTGGTTTGACCGCTTCGATGCGACGGGTCCGCACCGTGTGCTGGTGGCCGAAGAGGCCGGCCGAGTCGTTGGTTTCGCCTGGAGCGGGCAGTGGCGATCCAGGCCCGCCTACGCCACGAGCGTCGAAACCAGTGTCTACTGCCTGGACGGCGAGACGGGGCGCGGCGTCGGCACGGCCCTCTACACGGCGCTCCTGGCGGTGCTCGAGGCCGAGTCTCTTCGTCGCGCCTTCGCGGTGATCACGCTGCCGAACGAAGCCTCGGAGCGGCTGCACCGTCGCTTCGGCTACAGCCAGGTCGGCGTGTTGTCGGAAGCGGGTCGAAAGTTCGGCCGTTTCTGGGACGTTTCGATCTGGCAGCGGGCGCTGGGGGACGGCTAG
- a CDS encoding sodium:solute symporter translates to MLTAKITTLDWTVVALYFAGVFAIALWAIRRVQHGERTSSSYFLAGRNVGWFVVGASLFASNIGSEHLVGLAGTGAESGLVLGQFELQASLILLILGWLFVPFYVKSGIFTMPEFLERRYSPAARWYLSVISVIGYVLTKISVTIYAGGVVFETLMGINFWTGALVVVVITGVYTVLGGLRAVVYTDLLQAIVLIVGASTVTILGLAELGGWRVMVETAGDGFFDMWKPMSDPDFPWTGIAFGAPIIAVWYWCTDQFIVQRALSARGIDDARRGTIFAGFLKQLPLFLFVVPGVIAYCLSQSGKLELASSDQALPALVVALLPAGFRGLVVAGLLAALMSSLSSVFNSCSTLITIDIYKKLHPGVSERRLVLVGQTATVGLVGLGLLWIPLMQNISGTLYQYLQSVQGYISPPITAVFLLGLFWKRLNAQGAIASLAVGFVLGMGRLVAELNKDSLSGFLYTFADINFMHVAIFLFLICAAVLVAVSLWFPPPSEQRVAGLTWSRAGNAELLAESDPAKRRLDRTLSVVLVLIVAAVMVYFSG, encoded by the coding sequence ATGCTGACGGCGAAGATCACCACCCTCGACTGGACGGTCGTCGCCCTCTACTTCGCCGGCGTCTTCGCCATCGCGCTCTGGGCCATCAGGCGCGTCCAGCACGGCGAACGGACCTCGTCGAGCTACTTCCTGGCCGGCCGCAACGTCGGCTGGTTCGTCGTCGGCGCGTCGCTGTTCGCCTCGAACATCGGCTCCGAACATCTCGTCGGCCTGGCAGGCACCGGCGCCGAGAGCGGCCTCGTCCTCGGGCAGTTCGAGCTCCAGGCCTCGCTCATCCTGCTCATCCTCGGGTGGCTGTTCGTGCCGTTCTACGTGAAGAGCGGCATCTTCACGATGCCCGAGTTCCTCGAGCGGCGCTACTCGCCCGCGGCGCGCTGGTACCTGTCGGTGATCTCGGTCATCGGCTACGTCCTGACCAAGATCTCGGTGACGATCTACGCGGGCGGCGTCGTCTTCGAGACCCTGATGGGGATCAACTTCTGGACCGGCGCCCTGGTGGTCGTCGTCATCACCGGGGTCTACACCGTGCTCGGCGGCCTCCGAGCCGTCGTCTACACCGACCTGCTGCAGGCCATCGTCCTGATCGTCGGCGCCTCCACGGTGACGATCCTCGGACTCGCCGAACTCGGCGGCTGGCGGGTCATGGTCGAGACCGCCGGTGACGGCTTCTTCGACATGTGGAAGCCGATGTCCGACCCGGACTTCCCCTGGACCGGGATCGCCTTCGGCGCGCCGATCATCGCCGTCTGGTACTGGTGCACCGACCAGTTCATCGTTCAGCGCGCACTCTCGGCGCGCGGCATCGACGACGCGCGGCGCGGGACGATCTTCGCCGGCTTCCTCAAGCAGTTGCCGCTGTTCCTGTTCGTCGTGCCGGGCGTGATCGCCTACTGCCTGTCGCAGTCCGGCAAGCTCGAACTCGCCTCCTCCGACCAGGCGCTGCCGGCGCTGGTCGTCGCGCTCCTGCCGGCCGGCTTCCGGGGACTCGTGGTCGCGGGCCTGCTGGCGGCCCTGATGAGCAGCCTCTCCTCCGTCTTCAACTCGTGCTCGACGCTGATCACGATCGACATCTACAAGAAGCTCCACCCGGGCGTCTCGGAGCGGCGCCTGGTCCTGGTCGGGCAGACGGCGACCGTGGGCCTGGTCGGCCTGGGCCTGCTCTGGATCCCCTTGATGCAGAACATCTCCGGCACGCTCTACCAGTACCTCCAGAGCGTCCAGGGCTACATCTCGCCGCCGATCACCGCGGTCTTCCTGCTCGGTCTGTTCTGGAAGCGCCTCAACGCCCAGGGCGCGATCGCGTCACTGGCCGTCGGCTTCGTTCTTGGCATGGGCCGGCTGGTGGCGGAGCTCAACAAGGACAGCCTGAGCGGCTTCCTCTACACCTTCGCAGACATCAACTTCATGCACGTCGCGATCTTCCTGTTCCTGATCTGCGCGGCCGTGCTGGTCGCGGTCAGCCTCTGGTTCCCGCCGCCGTCCGAGCAGCGCGTCGCCGGCCTGACCTGGAGCCGGGCGGGCAATGCCGAGCTTCTCGCCGAGTCCGACCCGGCGAAGCGACGGCTGGACCGGACGCTGTCCGTAGTGCTGGTCCTGATCGTCGCCGCGGTGATGGTCTACTTCTCGGGGTAG
- a CDS encoding gamma-glutamyl-gamma-aminobutyrate hydrolase family protein, with the protein MCPRRRPRIGIVADVSRAVAGPWDEVVSMAPHNYVSAIADAGGAPVLIPSVEPYDEDPEAALADLDGIVFMGGRDFDPEIYGAEPHPESDRATEIRDRVELAIGRAALERRMPILGICRGCQLLNILYGGDLEQHLADRVDMKPHRDTLGVFTRHRVALEPGTKLAAAMQGSEHEVASHHHQGAGRIGDGLRVVATAPDGVVEGLEDPEHPFCIGVQWHPEVTTAEDGGRLFRALVAQCSGAGRP; encoded by the coding sequence ATGTGCCCGCGCCGCAGACCGAGAATCGGCATCGTCGCCGACGTGAGTCGCGCGGTTGCGGGACCTTGGGACGAAGTCGTCTCGATGGCTCCGCACAACTACGTGTCGGCCATCGCCGATGCCGGCGGGGCTCCGGTTCTCATCCCCAGCGTCGAGCCCTACGACGAGGATCCGGAGGCTGCGCTGGCCGATCTCGACGGCATCGTCTTCATGGGCGGCCGCGACTTCGATCCGGAGATCTACGGTGCGGAGCCGCATCCGGAGAGCGACCGGGCGACCGAGATCCGCGACCGCGTCGAACTCGCGATCGGCCGCGCGGCACTCGAGCGGCGCATGCCGATCCTGGGGATCTGCCGGGGCTGCCAGCTCCTGAACATCCTCTACGGCGGCGACCTGGAGCAGCACCTGGCGGACCGGGTCGACATGAAGCCGCACCGGGACACTCTGGGCGTGTTCACGCGCCACCGGGTGGCGCTGGAGCCCGGGACGAAGCTGGCGGCCGCGATGCAGGGGAGCGAGCACGAGGTCGCCTCCCACCATCACCAGGGAGCCGGCCGCATCGGGGACGGTCTTCGAGTTGTCGCCACCGCGCCGGACGGCGTCGTCGAAGGGCTCGAGGACCCCGAGCATCCGTTCTGCATCGGCGTGCAGTGGCATCCCGAGGTCACCACCGCGGAGGACGGCGGCCGGCTGTTCCGGGCGCTTGTTGCACAGTGTTCCGGAGCGGGCCGGCCATGA
- a CDS encoding phosphotransferase, protein MSSATSAESREAEFHRAAAAAWREWDESPARLELVAHQENVVFRAESERGASFVLRLHRPGYHDLPELISEQHWTAALNVAGVGAPVPVRALDGRRYVEVPVGANESRLAGVSEWVDGEVLSDLVDEASGELLAESFDALGRIAARIHNQAASWELPPHFTRHSFDVDGFLGEAPFWGRFWEASGLDESDRRLTSRAREHLRKLFVDFGQDAENYSLIHGDLHPGNILKTKNGLRVIDFDDAGFGWHLYELAVALFHYQSNPHFEMVRDALVAGYRSERPLSDEALALLPAFLLMRALAILGWIDARPELGRRDAFDHVRGLVRRQAAALLA, encoded by the coding sequence GTGAGCTCGGCCACCTCGGCTGAGTCCCGCGAAGCGGAGTTCCACCGGGCAGCCGCGGCTGCCTGGCGGGAGTGGGACGAATCCCCCGCGCGCCTGGAGCTGGTCGCGCACCAGGAGAACGTCGTCTTCCGCGCGGAATCGGAGCGCGGCGCGAGCTTCGTCCTGCGCCTCCATCGACCCGGCTACCATGACCTGCCCGAGCTGATCTCCGAGCAGCACTGGACCGCGGCCCTGAACGTCGCCGGCGTCGGCGCACCGGTGCCGGTTCGGGCGCTGGACGGCCGGCGCTACGTCGAGGTGCCGGTAGGAGCGAACGAGTCGCGCCTCGCCGGCGTCTCGGAGTGGGTCGACGGCGAGGTCCTCTCGGACCTCGTCGACGAAGCGAGCGGCGAGCTCCTGGCCGAGTCCTTCGACGCCCTGGGCCGCATCGCGGCACGCATCCACAACCAGGCCGCCTCCTGGGAGCTGCCGCCGCACTTCACGAGACACTCCTTCGACGTCGACGGCTTCCTTGGCGAAGCACCGTTCTGGGGCCGCTTCTGGGAGGCCTCCGGACTCGACGAATCGGACCGTCGGCTCACTTCACGAGCTCGCGAGCACCTGCGGAAGCTCTTTGTGGACTTCGGCCAGGACGCGGAGAACTACAGCCTGATCCACGGCGACCTCCATCCCGGGAACATCCTGAAGACCAAGAACGGCCTGCGGGTCATCGACTTCGACGACGCCGGGTTTGGATGGCACCTGTACGAGCTGGCCGTCGCGCTCTTCCACTACCAGTCGAACCCGCACTTCGAGATGGTCCGGGACGCACTCGTCGCCGGCTACCGCTCTGAACGGCCCCTGAGCGACGAAGCGCTCGCTCTACTACCGGCCTTCCTGCTCATGCGCGCGCTGGCGATCCTCGGCTGGATCGACGCGCGTCCGGAACTCGGCCGCCGCGACGCCTTCGACCACGTACGCGGCCTGGTTCGGCGGCAGGCGGCGGCTCTGCTGGCCTAG
- a CDS encoding TetR family transcriptional regulator yields MEVISTREKLLRAAEKLFAERGVGPTSTRAILREAGQRNESALQYHFGGREGLIDAMYVKRGAQIGEERERMLHELDEAGGAQDVRRLCEVAVMPPVRIARRDPEFALFLKVVGQLVFLPGEELREGAIRYTGAGVGEVAKRIRAQLRIPRALADRRFDLMHRMAALALAQRALSGGSFDGPDAELFFETLLDAMAAVLEGPVSPSTERELSRQSR; encoded by the coding sequence ATGGAAGTCATTAGCACGCGAGAGAAGCTCCTACGCGCCGCCGAGAAGCTGTTCGCCGAGCGGGGCGTCGGGCCGACCTCCACTCGCGCCATCCTGCGCGAAGCGGGCCAACGCAACGAATCGGCCCTCCAGTACCACTTCGGCGGCCGCGAAGGGCTCATCGACGCCATGTACGTCAAGCGCGGCGCGCAGATCGGGGAAGAGCGGGAGCGCATGCTGCACGAGCTGGATGAAGCCGGCGGGGCTCAGGACGTGCGCCGCCTGTGCGAGGTGGCGGTCATGCCTCCGGTGCGGATCGCCCGACGCGATCCGGAGTTCGCGCTCTTCCTGAAGGTCGTCGGGCAACTCGTCTTCCTGCCCGGCGAGGAGCTCCGCGAGGGCGCGATCCGCTACACGGGCGCGGGGGTGGGCGAAGTAGCGAAGCGAATCCGCGCGCAGCTTCGAATCCCCAGGGCGCTGGCGGACCGGCGCTTCGACCTGATGCACCGGATGGCGGCGCTGGCGCTCGCTCAGCGCGCGCTTTCCGGCGGCAGCTTCGACGGACCCGATGCCGAGCTGTTCTTCGAAACGCTGTTGGACGCGATGGCGGCCGTTCTTGAGGGACCGGTTTCCCCTTCGACCGAACGCGAGCTCTCGAGGCAGTCTCGATGA